A window of Rosa rugosa chromosome 7, drRosRugo1.1, whole genome shotgun sequence genomic DNA:
TACGCATTCATATATCAATTCTGTGGTAGCATCAGTCTTAAGGAAATATACCAACATCGCCACACTTTGTAGCCTTGAAACCACCACCAGATGTCTCATTAGTAACACTTACAGGAAGTTTCAGCTTGCAGTTGATCTGCTGGTCATCGTAGGTTACAGGTGTCAAAAACTTGACCTTATTGTTTCCATACCTGATCTTGACCCGAAAAGTAAGCTGCACAGTAATACTATACACACCAGCAGCAGTCTCCTTGTCAAACTGGGAGATGTCACGCTTCCCGAATTTCACCAACTGCTGCTGCCCTTGAAGCACCAGATGATGCAAAAAAGTTGTGTTCTTGTGGCCTTGGTAAAATGGTACTGAATCCATCAAATTGACGAGGCCAAACTTCTTCTTTCTGTAGCTAGCAGACACTGTCATGCTACGGTAGTCAATGCCGACCCTTCTATTGGGGTTTCTGATGGTAATGTTGAGGGCGAGGTGATAGTGAAGGTTAGCACCGGTGTTGTTGTCACTACTGTTAAAATTGAATTGGGTTAGAGAGGCATTCGTAACAGTAAATCTAGGCTCCTGAGGAAAGAAGATCAGCCAGAGAATAAATGCGAACGCTCCAAACCAGAAAATAATGTGGCAGATTATGCAGCGGCACAAGAGCACCCATTTCGCCAATCCAGTAAGTTTTCGCAATGAAAACCCTCCAGGAATGGGTTTGAGAATGCAACAACAGACTTGAACCATGGAGATGGTATTACTTGGGGCCATGAT
This region includes:
- the LOC133723955 gene encoding NDR1/HIN1-like protein 10; the protein is MAPSNTISMVQVCCCILKPIPGGFSLRKLTGLAKWVLLCRCIICHIIFWFGAFAFILWLIFFPQEPRFTVTNASLTQFNFNSSDNNTGANLHYHLALNITIRNPNRRVGIDYRSMTVSASYRKKKFGLVNLMDSVPFYQGHKNTTFLHHLVLQGQQQLVKFGKRDISQFDKETAAGVYSITVQLTFRVKIRYGNNKVKFLTPVTYDDQQINCKLKLPVSVTNETSGGGFKATKCGDVGIFP